The Agromyces sp. LHK192 genome includes a window with the following:
- a CDS encoding DUF2207 domain-containing protein, with protein MPGRARSMSTRVAAGLAVAAGAVALAVAAVSAPAVAAAAPAPVAAAYGPGAAASAPVAAVAAGVDDFTFASFTGDYALDRDAEGRSTLTTTETLVAQFPEIDQNRGIRRNLVDEYDGHPTGLQVESVTDEAGAARPYEEERDGGIVTLTIAADDYVHGTQTYVITYTQRDVTRYYADTDADEFYWDVNGTDWAQPFGVVTANVHLGPGLAEAATGGVDTAAGTQGSTGAATAAPTADGWTFEARELGPHQTLTFAIGFEAGTFIARDDGFLAAPWPLISVLGALVAVLAAVWAGVLRATRLRDEPGRPVIVPEYLPPEGVGVLLGSVIAKGTTHAIPAQILQLAVLGRLQVVEVPAKGWFASKPSFELQYQEPGPADELRERQRRLRRIEPTADDVQALHALFGATLTPGERRELGKADAKAVKQLTTLQQDVGRRATSEGYRGKLPVGAMVGAGLVALVGGLVAFVFAVVSFDQVYGGIWPLVPMLVGGIAVVAAVLLLVKHPLRTKGAEVRDHLAGLELYIRMAEADRLAYLQSPAGALRTPVAADDPEQVLQLDERLLPWAVLLGQEKAWTAELGRSYERMGRQPDWYSGSHLFNAAVFSSAIGGMSSSVTSTYSASSGGSGGGASAGGGGGGGGGGGV; from the coding sequence ATGCCCGGCCGCGCCCGATCCATGTCGACCCGAGTCGCGGCGGGGCTCGCCGTCGCCGCGGGAGCCGTCGCGCTCGCCGTCGCGGCCGTGTCCGCTCCCGCAGTTGCGGCCGCAGCTCCCGCCCCGGTCGCCGCGGCCTACGGCCCGGGCGCCGCGGCCTCCGCCCCGGTCGCCGCAGTCGCCGCCGGGGTCGACGACTTCACGTTCGCGTCGTTCACGGGCGACTACGCGCTCGACCGCGACGCCGAGGGCCGGTCGACGCTGACGACGACTGAGACGCTCGTCGCGCAGTTCCCCGAGATCGACCAGAACCGGGGCATCCGGCGCAATCTCGTCGACGAGTACGACGGGCATCCGACCGGGCTGCAGGTCGAGTCGGTCACCGACGAGGCCGGCGCCGCGCGGCCCTACGAGGAGGAACGCGACGGCGGCATCGTGACGCTCACGATCGCGGCCGACGACTACGTGCACGGCACCCAGACCTACGTCATCACCTACACCCAACGGGATGTCACGAGGTACTACGCGGACACCGACGCCGACGAGTTCTACTGGGACGTGAACGGCACCGACTGGGCGCAGCCGTTCGGCGTCGTGACGGCGAACGTGCACCTCGGGCCCGGGCTCGCCGAAGCCGCGACCGGCGGCGTCGACACGGCGGCCGGCACGCAGGGAAGCACCGGCGCCGCGACCGCGGCGCCGACCGCCGACGGCTGGACATTCGAGGCACGCGAACTCGGCCCGCATCAGACGCTGACCTTCGCGATCGGATTCGAGGCCGGCACGTTCATCGCGCGCGACGACGGGTTCCTCGCGGCGCCCTGGCCGCTGATCTCGGTGCTCGGTGCACTGGTGGCGGTGCTCGCCGCCGTGTGGGCGGGCGTGCTCCGGGCGACGCGGCTCCGCGACGAACCGGGGCGGCCGGTGATCGTGCCCGAGTACCTGCCGCCCGAGGGCGTCGGCGTGCTGCTCGGCTCCGTGATCGCCAAGGGCACCACGCACGCGATCCCCGCGCAGATCCTGCAGCTCGCGGTCCTCGGCAGGCTCCAGGTCGTCGAGGTGCCCGCGAAGGGATGGTTCGCGTCGAAGCCCTCGTTCGAGCTCCAGTACCAGGAGCCGGGTCCCGCCGATGAGCTGCGGGAACGGCAACGGCGCCTCCGGCGGATCGAGCCCACCGCCGATGACGTGCAGGCCCTGCACGCCCTGTTCGGTGCGACGCTGACGCCGGGCGAGCGCCGCGAGCTCGGCAAGGCCGACGCGAAGGCGGTCAAGCAGTTGACGACGCTCCAGCAGGACGTCGGCCGTCGAGCGACCAGCGAGGGGTACCGGGGCAAGCTCCCGGTTGGCGCGATGGTGGGCGCCGGGCTCGTCGCGCTGGTCGGCGGGTTGGTCGCCTTCGTCTTCGCGGTGGTCTCGTTCGACCAGGTCTACGGCGGCATCTGGCCGCTCGTGCCGATGCTCGTCGGCGGGATCGCCGTGGTGGCCGCAGTCCTGCTGCTCGTCAAGCATCCGCTGCGCACGAAGGGCGCGGAGGTGCGCGATCATCTCGCCGGGCTCGAGCTGTACATCCGCATGGCCGAGGCCGACCGCCTCGCGTACCTGCAATCCCCGGCGGGCGCGCTGCGCACGCCGGTCGCCGCCGACGACCCCGAGCAGGTGTTGCAGCTGGACGAGCGGCTGCTGCCGTGGGCGGTGCTGCTCGGCCAGGAGAAGGCGTGGACCGCTGAGCTCGGGCGGTCGTACGAGCGCATGGGCCGCCAGCCCGACTGGTACTCGGGTTCGCACCTGTTCAACGCGGCGGTGTTCTCGTCGGCCATCGGGGGGATGAGTTCGAGCGTGACCTCGACCTACTCGGCGTCGAGCGGCGGATCGGGCGGCGGCGCTTCCGCCGGCGGCGGCGGAGGCGGCGGAGGTGGCGGCGGGGTCTGA
- a CDS encoding molybdopterin-dependent oxidoreductase, whose amino-acid sequence MRDARTRTRGRLLFPALAGIAAAIVAVGVGELVAAVVAPESAPITVVGAALIDLAPTWAKDAAIALFGTADKVALVVGILLLLVVVAGLAGVLQVRRPPWGSVVFLALGVVGAIAAATRAGAGMLAIVPAAAAGIVGAVAVMVLARRWPEAAAGSGSPEASVAPAASVASGASVAPVVPVASGASAGSGASAPVPDRRRFLAWAGGAAAIGVLAALAGSALQTGRRAVQAVRDLVQLPSPTATATIPAGAELDLDGLAPVVTPNAEFYRIDTALRVPEIDPADWSLRIHGMVAREVTVTWDELLELPFAESVTTLACVSNEVGGGLIGNAVWLGYPIRELLARAGPDPSADMVLSRSIDGFTASTPLEVLQDDRAAVLAIGMNGEPLPLEHGFPARLVVPGLYGYVSATKWVTELEVTRFDEASAYWTDRGWSERGPIKLQSRIDVPRQGQRPAAGTVVVAGVAWHQHVGISAVEVRVDEGPWREAELATAISADTWVQWRFEWADASAGSHTLQVRATGADGAVQTGEQQGVIPDGATGWHTVRVDVA is encoded by the coding sequence ATGCGCGACGCGCGAACCCGGACCCGCGGCCGCCTGCTGTTCCCGGCACTGGCCGGCATCGCGGCGGCAATCGTCGCCGTGGGCGTCGGCGAACTCGTCGCAGCGGTCGTCGCCCCGGAATCCGCGCCGATCACGGTCGTGGGCGCCGCCCTCATCGACCTCGCGCCCACATGGGCGAAGGACGCCGCGATCGCGCTCTTCGGCACAGCCGACAAGGTCGCGCTCGTGGTCGGGATCCTGCTGTTGCTCGTCGTGGTCGCCGGGCTCGCCGGGGTGCTCCAGGTGCGGCGACCGCCGTGGGGCTCGGTCGTCTTCCTCGCACTCGGCGTCGTCGGCGCGATCGCCGCGGCGACCCGCGCGGGCGCCGGCATGCTCGCCATCGTGCCCGCCGCAGCGGCCGGCATCGTCGGCGCCGTCGCGGTCATGGTGCTCGCGCGACGATGGCCGGAGGCCGCAGCGGGATCCGGATCGCCCGAGGCATCCGTCGCTCCCGCCGCATCGGTTGCATCCGGGGCATCCGTCGCTCCCGTCGTTCCTGTTGCATCCGGGGCATCCGCCGGATCCGGAGCATCCGCGCCCGTGCCCGACCGGCGCCGCTTCCTCGCCTGGGCCGGCGGCGCCGCCGCGATCGGCGTGCTCGCGGCCCTCGCCGGTTCTGCACTGCAGACCGGGCGACGCGCGGTGCAGGCCGTGCGCGACCTGGTGCAGCTGCCGAGTCCGACGGCGACCGCGACGATCCCGGCCGGCGCCGAGCTCGACCTCGACGGCCTGGCCCCCGTGGTCACGCCGAACGCCGAGTTCTACCGCATCGACACCGCACTGCGCGTGCCCGAGATCGACCCGGCCGACTGGAGCCTGCGCATCCACGGCATGGTCGCCCGCGAGGTCACGGTCACCTGGGACGAACTGCTCGAGCTGCCCTTCGCCGAGAGCGTCACGACCCTCGCCTGCGTGTCGAACGAGGTCGGCGGCGGACTGATCGGCAACGCGGTGTGGCTGGGGTATCCGATCCGCGAGCTCCTCGCGCGCGCCGGGCCCGACCCGTCGGCCGACATGGTGCTGTCGCGGTCGATCGACGGCTTCACCGCGTCGACGCCGCTCGAGGTGCTGCAGGACGACCGCGCCGCCGTGCTCGCGATCGGCATGAACGGCGAACCGCTGCCGCTCGAGCACGGATTCCCCGCGCGCCTCGTCGTGCCGGGTCTGTACGGCTACGTCTCCGCGACGAAGTGGGTCACCGAGCTCGAGGTCACGCGGTTCGACGAGGCATCCGCGTACTGGACCGATCGCGGGTGGAGCGAACGCGGGCCGATCAAGCTGCAGAGCCGCATCGACGTGCCTCGGCAGGGCCAGCGGCCCGCGGCGGGCACCGTGGTCGTCGCGGGCGTCGCGTGGCACCAGCACGTCGGCATCTCGGCCGTCGAGGTCCGCGTCGACGAGGGTCCGTGGCGCGAGGCCGAGCTGGCGACCGCGATCTCCGCCGACACGTGGGTGCAGTGGCGGTTCGAATGGGCGGATGCCTCGGCCGGAAGCCACACGCTCCAGGTGCGCGCGACCGGCGCCGACGGAGCGGTGCAGACCGGCGAGCAGCAAGGCGTCATCCCCGACGGCGCGACGGGATGGCACACCGTGCGCGTCGACGTGGCGTGA
- a CDS encoding alpha/beta family hydrolase, translating to MNAAPGDADHVDDAAAAHVEETALAIDVEGIPVSAVATRPADPIATIAVAHGAGTGMEHPGVSGFTRAMHRIGFATIRFNFPYREQGRRMPGRPASAIAAWRAVVEQVRESNAAAGASDLPIWAAGRSYGGRMASMAAAEPDGLAVAGLVFLGYPLHAPGKADSPRDAHLYGLDLPMLFLQGTNDPFATPNSQLDDVVARIGPNAVLDWLDGAGHSFEVKGRKRPADEIAADLAPRASAFIRSRFG from the coding sequence ATGAACGCAGCACCCGGGGATGCCGATCACGTCGACGATGCCGCAGCCGCACACGTCGAGGAGACCGCGCTCGCGATCGACGTCGAGGGCATTCCGGTCTCGGCCGTCGCGACGCGGCCGGCCGACCCGATCGCGACGATCGCCGTGGCGCACGGCGCCGGCACCGGCATGGAGCACCCCGGCGTGAGCGGCTTCACCCGTGCGATGCACCGGATCGGCTTCGCGACGATCCGCTTCAACTTCCCCTACCGCGAGCAGGGCCGACGGATGCCCGGCCGCCCGGCCTCGGCGATCGCCGCGTGGCGTGCGGTGGTCGAGCAGGTGCGCGAGTCGAACGCCGCGGCCGGGGCATCCGACCTGCCGATCTGGGCGGCCGGCCGTTCGTACGGCGGGCGCATGGCGTCGATGGCGGCGGCCGAGCCCGATGGGCTCGCGGTCGCCGGCCTCGTGTTCCTCGGGTACCCGCTGCACGCACCGGGCAAGGCCGACAGCCCGCGCGACGCGCACCTGTACGGGCTCGACCTGCCGATGCTGTTCCTCCAGGGCACGAACGACCCCTTCGCGACCCCCAACTCGCAGCTCGACGACGTGGTCGCCCGGATCGGGCCGAACGCCGTACTCGACTGGCTCGACGGCGCCGGGCACTCCTTCGAGGTGAAGGGCCGCAAGCGGCCCGCCGACGAGATCGCGGCGGATCTCGCGCCGCGCGCCTCGGCGTTCATCCGCTCGCGGTTCGGCTGA
- a CDS encoding agmatine/peptidylarginine deiminase: MTWRMPAETAPHERTWMAFPAEGPTLGESAAEREEGYAAWTAVAHAVAEFEPVTMLIDPSERARARAMLGDGVAQVEAPVDEFWMRDHGPTFVVDDEHPGLLGAVDWIFNGWGAPAWSEWRKSAEHARIIAELVGAELVSSVLVNEGGGIHVDGEGTILLTDTVQLDPRRNPYADRARVEAELARTLGTTKAIWLPRGLTRDYDDFGTNGHVDIVATMPSPGRILLHDQRDPAHPDFEVTRDLRAQLATETDASGRTFDLIDLPAPATLRDDEGFVDWSYVNHLVVNGGVIACGFGDERADAAAREILEAAYPGRRAVTVDARPLFARGGGIHCITQQQPAVAR, encoded by the coding sequence ATGACCTGGCGCATGCCCGCAGAGACCGCACCGCACGAGCGCACCTGGATGGCGTTCCCCGCCGAGGGGCCCACCCTCGGCGAATCGGCCGCCGAGCGCGAGGAGGGGTACGCCGCCTGGACCGCCGTCGCCCACGCGGTCGCCGAGTTCGAGCCCGTCACGATGCTCATCGACCCGTCGGAGCGCGCCCGCGCCCGCGCGATGCTCGGCGACGGCGTCGCGCAGGTCGAGGCGCCGGTCGACGAGTTCTGGATGCGCGACCACGGCCCGACGTTCGTCGTCGACGACGAGCACCCCGGCCTGCTGGGCGCGGTGGACTGGATCTTCAACGGCTGGGGCGCGCCGGCGTGGTCGGAGTGGCGCAAGTCCGCCGAGCACGCCCGGATCATCGCCGAACTGGTCGGCGCCGAGCTCGTGAGCTCCGTGCTCGTCAACGAGGGCGGCGGCATCCACGTCGACGGCGAGGGCACGATCCTGCTGACCGACACCGTGCAGCTCGATCCGCGCCGCAACCCGTACGCCGACCGCGCCCGGGTCGAGGCCGAGCTCGCCCGCACGCTCGGCACCACGAAGGCGATCTGGCTGCCCCGCGGCCTCACGCGCGACTACGACGACTTCGGCACCAACGGGCACGTCGACATCGTCGCGACCATGCCGTCGCCCGGCCGCATCCTGCTGCACGACCAGCGCGACCCCGCCCACCCCGACTTCGAGGTCACGCGCGACCTGCGTGCCCAGCTCGCCACCGAGACGGATGCCTCGGGCCGCACGTTCGACCTCATCGACCTGCCCGCCCCGGCGACGCTGCGCGACGACGAGGGCTTCGTCGACTGGAGCTACGTCAACCACCTGGTCGTCAACGGCGGCGTGATCGCCTGCGGCTTCGGCGACGAGCGGGCGGATGCCGCGGCGCGCGAGATCCTCGAGGCGGCCTACCCCGGCCGCCGCGCGGTCACGGTCGACGCCCGCCCGTTGTTCGCCCGCGGCGGCGGCATCCACTGCATCACGCAGCAGCAGCCGGCGGTGGCCCGATGA
- a CDS encoding NADP-dependent oxidoreductase: protein MPHAIQYDRHGGPEVLEFNEIPYALPGPGEAVVEIRAAGVNPLDTKLRSGARKSAPLDGWRTVGADGAGVVTAVADDVEGVAVGDEVIVAEGPGTYATELAVPVSKLTPKPASLSWEEAAAIPIPGSTAYQVLASLGVGEGDTLLWHAGAGAVGQIAIQLARRAGATVIATASERNHDHLRDLGAIPVAYGDGLLERVRAAAPEGVTVAVDAIGTQEAIEVSKALVADPSRIGTIVLGADAADLGIRAWRAGSPHPLTDEEQALRDEAIPVIAELVANGELRLEIAHRYPLADAAEAHRQSETKQVRGKIILLP from the coding sequence ATGCCGCACGCGATCCAGTACGACCGACACGGAGGACCCGAGGTCCTCGAGTTCAACGAGATCCCGTACGCCCTGCCGGGGCCGGGCGAGGCGGTCGTCGAGATCCGTGCCGCGGGCGTCAACCCGCTCGACACGAAGCTGCGGTCGGGTGCGCGCAAGAGCGCCCCGCTCGACGGCTGGCGCACGGTCGGCGCCGACGGCGCCGGGGTCGTGACCGCGGTGGCCGACGACGTCGAGGGCGTCGCGGTGGGCGACGAGGTCATCGTCGCTGAGGGGCCTGGTACGTACGCGACGGAGCTCGCGGTGCCGGTGTCGAAGCTCACGCCCAAGCCCGCATCGCTCAGTTGGGAGGAGGCGGCGGCCATCCCGATCCCGGGGAGCACCGCGTACCAGGTGCTCGCGTCACTCGGCGTCGGCGAGGGCGACACGCTCCTCTGGCACGCGGGCGCGGGCGCGGTCGGGCAGATCGCGATCCAGCTCGCGCGCCGCGCGGGCGCGACCGTCATCGCGACCGCCAGCGAGCGCAACCACGACCACCTGCGCGACCTCGGCGCGATCCCGGTCGCGTACGGCGATGGCCTGCTCGAGCGGGTGCGCGCTGCGGCACCCGAGGGTGTGACCGTCGCGGTCGACGCGATCGGCACCCAGGAGGCGATCGAGGTCTCGAAGGCACTCGTCGCCGATCCGTCGCGCATCGGCACGATCGTGCTCGGCGCCGATGCCGCCGATCTCGGTATCCGGGCGTGGCGCGCCGGCAGCCCCCATCCGCTCACCGACGAGGAGCAGGCGCTGCGCGACGAGGCGATCCCGGTGATCGCCGAGCTCGTCGCGAACGGCGAGCTCCGGCTCGAGATCGCGCACCGCTACCCGCTCGCCGACGCCGCCGAGGCGCACCGGCAGAGCGAGACGAAGCAGGTGCGCGGCAAGATCATCCTGCTGCCGTAG
- a CDS encoding HNH endonuclease: MAVSRSRSAVYSRRRKRRMAARTHDLTDEQWLVMAAEWGGCAYCGAADRPLQRDCVQPISRGGRYTFENVVPACASCNASKGNGEVTSWMRRKRLDERSFLLRQREVVVVLRARYPTADAPADGDPADDVRPADARPDGNRPDDTT, encoded by the coding sequence ATGGCCGTGTCGCGCAGCAGGTCGGCGGTGTACTCGCGCCGTCGGAAGCGGCGGATGGCGGCCCGCACCCACGACCTCACCGACGAGCAGTGGCTCGTCATGGCCGCCGAGTGGGGTGGGTGCGCGTACTGCGGCGCCGCCGACCGGCCGCTCCAGCGCGACTGCGTGCAACCGATCTCCCGCGGTGGGCGGTACACCTTCGAGAACGTGGTGCCGGCGTGCGCGTCGTGCAACGCCAGCAAGGGCAACGGCGAGGTCACCTCGTGGATGCGGCGGAAGCGGCTCGACGAACGCTCGTTCCTGCTGCGGCAGCGCGAGGTCGTCGTGGTGCTCCGGGCGAGGTATCCGACGGCGGATGCTCCCGCGGACGGCGATCCGGCGGACGACGTCCGGCCGGCCGACGCCCGGCCGGACGGCAACCGGCCGGACGACACCACCTAG
- a CDS encoding SDR family NAD(P)-dependent oxidoreductase: MAQYDVADRSAIVTGAGSGLGRATALLLAANGASVLVNDVDAEKANAVVEEIRAAGGVAEASPGDASDAAWIAASIDQANALAPLRIAVDNAGIGGAAAPIGDYPDDSWNQVIELNVNATFRNLKAQLPAIAANGGGSIVIMSSVFGTVAFPAQSAYVTSKHALIGLAKTAAAEYAPAGVRVNAVGPAFIKTPMLTAHADDALVEFLVTKHPMGRLGEADEVAALVAFLASDAASFVTGSYHVIDGGYAAV, translated from the coding sequence ATGGCGCAGTACGACGTGGCCGACCGATCGGCGATCGTGACCGGAGCAGGAAGCGGCCTCGGCCGCGCGACCGCGCTCCTGCTCGCGGCGAACGGGGCATCCGTGCTCGTGAACGACGTCGACGCCGAGAAGGCGAACGCGGTCGTCGAGGAGATCCGGGCGGCGGGCGGCGTCGCCGAGGCATCCCCCGGCGACGCATCTGATGCCGCGTGGATCGCGGCCTCGATCGACCAGGCGAACGCGCTCGCGCCGCTTCGCATCGCCGTCGACAACGCCGGCATCGGCGGCGCGGCCGCGCCCATCGGCGACTACCCCGACGACAGCTGGAACCAGGTCATCGAACTCAACGTGAACGCGACCTTCCGCAACCTCAAGGCGCAGCTGCCCGCGATCGCCGCGAACGGCGGCGGCTCGATCGTGATCATGAGCTCGGTCTTCGGCACCGTCGCGTTCCCAGCGCAATCGGCCTACGTCACGTCGAAGCACGCGCTCATCGGCCTCGCGAAGACCGCGGCCGCCGAGTACGCGCCGGCAGGCGTGCGCGTCAACGCCGTCGGGCCGGCGTTCATCAAGACCCCGATGCTCACGGCGCACGCCGACGACGCGCTCGTCGAGTTCCTCGTGACCAAGCACCCGATGGGCCGCCTCGGCGAGGCCGACGAGGTCGCCGCGCTCGTCGCGTTCCTCGCGAGCGACGCGGCGAGCTTCGTCACCGGCAGCTACCACGTGATCGACGGCGGCTACGCGGCGGTGTGA
- a CDS encoding MmcQ/YjbR family DNA-binding protein, producing the protein MDWEGIRRLALSYPDTSEHVSWGSAHWRVHGKGFVWERPLRKGDLEHLGIAEQSGPVLGARVEDEAVKFALAEEDPAIFFTTPHFDGFPAILVHLDAISDRRLEELVEEAFLAAAPVKLAKAWLAEHPD; encoded by the coding sequence ATGGACTGGGAGGGCATCCGCCGTCTCGCTCTGTCGTATCCCGACACGAGCGAGCACGTCAGCTGGGGGTCGGCGCACTGGCGAGTGCACGGCAAGGGGTTCGTGTGGGAGCGGCCCCTGCGCAAGGGCGATCTCGAGCACCTCGGGATCGCCGAGCAGTCCGGTCCGGTGCTCGGTGCGCGCGTCGAGGACGAGGCGGTGAAGTTCGCGCTCGCCGAGGAGGACCCGGCGATCTTCTTCACGACGCCGCACTTCGACGGATTCCCGGCGATCCTCGTCCACCTGGACGCGATCAGCGACCGGCGCCTCGAGGAGCTCGTCGAGGAGGCGTTCCTCGCCGCCGCGCCCGTGAAGCTCGCCAAGGCGTGGTTGGCGGAGCATCCCGACTGA
- a CDS encoding amidase, protein MSGGPTGASPTFDVVEATIAELRGALERGAATSVDLLRAYLDRIDAYDVPGTATALNAVVVRNPDALVEAEASDARRARGELLGPLDGIPYTAKDSYLVRGLTAAAGSPAFADLVAQRDAFTIERLRGSGAICLGLTNMPPMANGGMQRGVYGRAESPYNAEFLTAAFGSGSSNGSGTATAASFAAFGLGEETWSSGRAPASNNALCAYTPSRGVISTRGNWPLVPTMDVVVPHTRTMADLLEVLDVIVADDAETRGDFWRAQPWIALPAASEVRPASYSALAPSDAPSARAELEGRRFGVPRMYVNDDAEAGTAEAGREPGIGGPTGQRIETRASVVELWEAARLDLEAAGAEVVLVDFPVVSNYEGDRPGAPTIATRGLVSPAYLRREIVDLSAWGWEDFLQANGDPALSSLVDVDGARIFPHPEGALPDRYTGFDDDIAEYPDWVRAHPDATWADMPELEGGLRGLEETRRLDLEQWMDDLGLDAVLFPAVADVGPADMDVDEASADLGWRNGVWVANGNLVPRHLGIPTVTVPMGTMADIGMPVGLTFAGRAYDDTGLLRLAAAFEATGARRTEPSRTPRLG, encoded by the coding sequence ATGAGCGGTGGGCCGACCGGCGCGTCACCGACCTTCGACGTCGTCGAGGCGACCATCGCCGAGCTGCGCGGAGCGCTCGAGCGCGGCGCCGCCACGAGCGTCGACCTCTTGCGCGCCTACCTCGACCGGATCGACGCCTACGACGTGCCCGGAACCGCGACGGCGCTCAACGCCGTCGTCGTGCGCAACCCCGACGCGCTCGTCGAGGCCGAGGCATCCGACGCCCGTCGCGCCCGCGGCGAGCTGCTCGGGCCGCTCGACGGCATCCCGTACACCGCGAAGGACAGCTACCTCGTGCGCGGCCTCACCGCCGCAGCGGGCAGCCCGGCGTTCGCCGACCTCGTCGCGCAGCGCGACGCGTTCACGATCGAGCGGCTGCGCGGGTCGGGCGCCATCTGCCTCGGGCTCACGAACATGCCGCCGATGGCCAACGGCGGCATGCAGCGCGGCGTGTACGGCCGCGCCGAGTCGCCCTACAACGCGGAGTTCCTGACCGCCGCGTTCGGCTCGGGCTCGTCGAACGGCTCGGGCACCGCCACCGCGGCGTCGTTCGCGGCGTTCGGGCTCGGCGAGGAGACCTGGTCGTCGGGCCGCGCGCCCGCGTCGAACAACGCGCTCTGCGCCTACACGCCCTCGCGCGGCGTCATCTCGACCCGCGGCAACTGGCCGCTCGTGCCGACGATGGACGTCGTCGTGCCGCACACCCGCACCATGGCCGACCTGCTGGAGGTGCTCGACGTCATCGTCGCCGATGACGCCGAGACGCGCGGCGACTTCTGGCGCGCGCAGCCGTGGATCGCCCTCCCCGCGGCATCCGAGGTGCGGCCCGCGTCGTACTCGGCGCTCGCCCCGTCGGATGCCCCGTCGGCCAGGGCCGAACTCGAGGGCCGGCGATTCGGCGTGCCCCGCATGTACGTGAACGACGACGCCGAGGCGGGCACGGCCGAGGCGGGCCGTGAGCCCGGCATCGGCGGACCGACCGGACAGCGCATCGAGACCCGCGCGTCGGTCGTCGAACTGTGGGAGGCGGCGCGGCTCGACCTCGAGGCCGCGGGCGCCGAGGTCGTGCTCGTCGACTTCCCGGTCGTCTCGAACTACGAGGGCGACCGGCCCGGCGCCCCGACCATCGCGACCCGCGGGCTCGTCTCGCCGGCGTACCTCCGCCGCGAGATCGTCGACCTGTCGGCCTGGGGCTGGGAGGACTTCCTGCAGGCGAACGGCGACCCGGCGCTCTCGTCGCTGGTCGACGTCGACGGCGCGAGGATCTTCCCGCATCCGGAGGGCGCGCTACCCGACCGGTACACCGGATTCGACGACGACATCGCCGAGTACCCGGACTGGGTGCGCGCGCATCCGGATGCCACGTGGGCCGACATGCCCGAACTCGAGGGGGGCCTGCGCGGCCTCGAGGAGACCCGTCGCCTCGACCTCGAGCAGTGGATGGACGACCTCGGGCTCGACGCGGTGCTCTTCCCCGCGGTCGCCGACGTCGGGCCGGCCGACATGGACGTGGACGAGGCATCCGCCGATCTCGGCTGGCGCAACGGCGTCTGGGTCGCGAACGGCAACCTCGTGCCGAGGCACCTCGGTATCCCGACGGTGACGGTGCCGATGGGCACGATGGCCGACATCGGGATGCCCGTCGGGCTCACCTTCGCCGGGCGCGCCTACGACGACACCGGGCTGCTGCGGCTCGCGGCCGCGTTCGAGGCGACCGGTGCGCGGCGCACCGAGCCGTCGCGCACGCCGCGGCTCGGCTAG
- a CDS encoding RNA-binding S4 domain-containing protein codes for MTKQAPIEDVPIGGEMIRLGQFLKFAGLLDSGGEVKEVIAEGMVSVNGEVDLRRGRQLHDGDVVEFEGHRRRVRP; via the coding sequence ATGACGAAGCAGGCTCCGATCGAAGACGTCCCGATCGGCGGCGAGATGATCCGCCTCGGGCAGTTCCTGAAGTTCGCCGGGCTCCTCGACTCCGGCGGTGAGGTGAAGGAAGTCATCGCCGAGGGCATGGTGAGCGTGAACGGCGAGGTCGACCTGCGCCGCGGTCGCCAACTGCACGACGGCGACGTCGTCGAGTTCGAAGGGCATCGCCGCCGCGTTCGGCCGTGA
- a CDS encoding TetR/AcrR family transcriptional regulator: MSRSPRTRAPRTAPGERRAQLAEAARSLALDEGLAAVTMRAVAARAGVTPALVAHYADGMDELVAETFGTVVRAEIDEVVTMLAAQPTPVARLGTLLRTLLDGGRDDVTVVWVEAWALGRRNEPLGERVRTEMDAWQAVIHDVVDEGIAEGSFHADDAASVAWQLLGMIDGLNAQALVRWRDAGARGSLIAHAVEGMLGLPRGALAEASAA; encoded by the coding sequence ATGTCAAGGTCGCCCCGCACCCGAGCCCCTCGCACGGCACCGGGCGAGCGGCGCGCCCAACTCGCCGAGGCCGCCCGCTCGCTGGCGCTCGACGAGGGCCTCGCCGCGGTCACGATGCGTGCCGTCGCGGCCCGCGCCGGCGTGACACCCGCCCTCGTCGCGCACTACGCCGACGGCATGGACGAGCTCGTCGCCGAGACGTTCGGCACCGTCGTCCGCGCGGAGATCGACGAGGTCGTCACGATGCTCGCCGCACAACCGACGCCCGTCGCGCGCCTCGGCACGCTGCTGCGAACCCTCCTCGACGGCGGCCGCGACGACGTCACCGTCGTGTGGGTCGAGGCGTGGGCGCTCGGCCGCCGCAACGAACCCCTCGGCGAGCGCGTGCGCACCGAGATGGACGCGTGGCAGGCGGTCATCCACGACGTGGTCGACGAGGGGATCGCCGAGGGCTCGTTCCACGCCGACGATGCGGCATCCGTCGCCTGGCAGTTGCTCGGCATGATCGACGGACTCAATGCGCAGGCGCTCGTGCGCTGGCGCGACGCCGGAGCGCGGGGCTCGCTCATCGCCCACGCCGTCGAGGGCATGCTCGGCCTGCCGCGCGGCGCGCTCGCGGAGGCATCCGCCGCGTAG